Proteins from a single region of Caloramator sp. E03:
- a CDS encoding acyl-CoA dehydratase activase-related protein translates to MKITFPHLGNVCFAAKALFDELGIECIVPPFNNKEALKIGTLYSPEEICLPFKIMIGNYLQSIEKGADTILITGSCGPCRFGEYCELQIELLKKLNKKVDFIVMDVPSDIGIKELIRRIGKISAASNRSKSQKVKALYKALKIQNLIDGIEADAHYISGYEKNKGECKRLLNRCKSEAINAKGADEMIDIISEYSKKINSIEVDDSKNPLKIALVGEIYTIIEPFSNLYIEDKLMDYGVSTKRVLTPSWWVKNTFLSPLKINSLDIKSASKNYIPLCIGGHAMECVGESVIAKNEGFDGVIQIFPMGCMPEIVSKAVLPSISKDLDIPIMSLVVDEMTGEAGYVTRLEAFIDLLERRRQSVLSWS, encoded by the coding sequence TTGAAAATAACTTTTCCGCATCTTGGTAATGTGTGCTTTGCAGCAAAGGCTTTATTTGATGAGCTTGGCATTGAATGTATAGTGCCACCTTTTAATAATAAAGAGGCTTTAAAAATAGGAACACTATATTCACCAGAGGAGATATGCTTACCTTTTAAAATAATGATAGGTAATTATTTGCAAAGCATTGAAAAGGGTGCTGATACAATTTTAATAACAGGAAGTTGTGGACCTTGTAGGTTTGGAGAATATTGTGAACTTCAAATTGAACTTCTTAAAAAGCTTAATAAAAAGGTTGATTTTATTGTTATGGATGTTCCATCAGATATTGGAATTAAAGAGCTAATAAGAAGAATAGGAAAAATATCTGCTGCAAGCAATAGGTCAAAATCACAAAAGGTTAAGGCATTATATAAAGCATTAAAAATTCAAAACTTAATTGATGGAATTGAAGCTGATGCACATTATATTTCAGGCTATGAAAAAAATAAAGGTGAGTGCAAAAGGCTTTTAAATAGGTGTAAATCAGAGGCAATAAATGCTAAAGGCGCAGATGAAATGATAGATATTATAAGTGAATATAGCAAAAAAATAAATTCTATTGAAGTAGATGATAGTAAAAATCCATTGAAGATTGCATTAGTAGGTGAAATATATACAATAATAGAACCTTTTTCAAATCTTTATATTGAAGATAAGCTTATGGACTATGGAGTTTCAACAAAAAGAGTGCTTACTCCAAGCTGGTGGGTTAAAAATACATTTCTATCACCTCTTAAAATAAATTCATTAGATATAAAAAGTGCATCAAAAAATTATATCCCTTTATGTATAGGAGGACATGCTATGGAATGCGTTGGAGAGTCAGTAATTGCAAAAAATGAAGGATTTGATGGAGTAATACAGATATTTCCAATGGGATGTATGCCTGAAATAGTATCAAAGGCTGTACTTCCTTCAATTTCAAAGGATTTAGATATACCTATAATGTCTTTAGTTGTTGATGAAATGACTGGAGAAGCAGGATATGTTACGAGGTTAGAAGCTTTTATTGATTTGCTTGAAAGGAGGAGACAAAGTGTATTATCTTGGAGTTGA
- a CDS encoding 2-isopropylmalate synthase, with amino-acid sequence MELQKCNYELEDVNEPNLFRHIFPYSEIPKITFNYKNIPICVPNEIWITDTTFRDGQQAISPFTAEQIIKIYDYLHKLDNNSGIIRQTEFFLYTERDRKALEACLSKGYKYPEITTWIRAKKEDFKLVKDIGIKETGILMSCSDYHIFKKLNMTRKQAMNQYLEIAAEAFEHGIIPRCHLEDITRADFFGFVVPFVNELIKLSNEAKIPFKIRACDTLGLGVSFPGVELPRSVPAIIYGLRHYCGLSSEYIEWHGHNDFYSVVTNSTAAWLYGASSVNTSLLGIGERTGNCPLEAMVIQYGQLRGNTKNMRLEVLTEIAEYFERDIKYSIPPRTPFVGKEFNVTRAGVHADGMLKNEEIYNIFDTTKLLNRPPVVAINEYSGLAGIAAWINMYFNLKGNNKIDKKHPVVQKIKDWVDKEYENGRTTVISNNELEALVKEYMPNILDVENVSIETDYKFLNRQNNKKIKLKTKTL; translated from the coding sequence ATGGAACTTCAAAAGTGCAATTACGAATTAGAAGATGTTAATGAACCAAACCTGTTTAGACATATATTCCCCTACTCTGAGATACCAAAGATTACATTTAATTATAAAAATATACCTATATGCGTTCCGAATGAAATATGGATAACAGATACAACATTTAGAGATGGTCAGCAGGCTATATCTCCATTTACAGCTGAGCAAATAATAAAAATTTACGACTATCTTCATAAACTAGATAACAATTCTGGAATAATAAGACAAACTGAATTCTTTTTATATACTGAAAGGGACAGAAAGGCTTTGGAAGCCTGTCTTTCAAAAGGATATAAGTATCCTGAGATAACAACATGGATTAGAGCCAAAAAGGAAGATTTTAAACTCGTTAAAGATATAGGCATAAAAGAAACTGGAATACTTATGTCCTGCTCAGATTATCATATATTTAAAAAGCTTAATATGACAAGAAAACAAGCTATGAATCAATATCTTGAAATTGCAGCTGAGGCCTTTGAACACGGTATTATACCAAGATGTCATCTTGAAGATATAACAAGAGCAGACTTTTTTGGCTTTGTTGTTCCTTTTGTAAATGAACTTATTAAACTTTCAAATGAAGCAAAAATACCATTTAAAATAAGAGCCTGTGACACATTAGGTCTTGGTGTATCGTTCCCTGGTGTTGAACTTCCAAGAAGCGTTCCTGCAATAATATATGGATTAAGACATTATTGCGGCTTGTCTTCTGAATATATAGAATGGCATGGTCATAATGACTTTTATAGCGTTGTAACCAATTCAACGGCTGCCTGGTTATATGGGGCATCATCTGTTAATACCTCTCTTCTTGGAATAGGAGAAAGAACTGGAAACTGCCCACTTGAAGCTATGGTAATTCAATATGGACAGCTTAGAGGAAATACTAAAAATATGCGACTTGAAGTATTAACTGAAATTGCCGAATACTTTGAAAGGGATATTAAATACTCAATACCTCCACGTACTCCTTTTGTAGGAAAAGAATTTAACGTTACAAGGGCTGGAGTTCATGCTGATGGGATGCTTAAGAATGAAGAGATATATAACATTTTTGACACAACAAAACTTTTAAACCGCCCACCTGTTGTTGCTATTAACGAGTATTCAGGCCTTGCAGGTATTGCTGCATGGATTAATATGTATTTTAATCTAAAGGGTAATAACAAGATAGATAAAAAGCACCCTGTTGTTCAAAAAATAAAAGATTGGGTTGACAAAGAATATGAGAATGGGCGAACAACTGTAATAAGCAACAACGAGCTTGAAGCTCTTGTAAAGGAGTATATGCCAAATATTTTAGATGTTGAAAATGTTTCAATTGAAACTGATTACAAGTTTTTAAACAGACAAAATAATAAAAAAATAAAACTTAAGACAAAAACTCTTTAA
- a CDS encoding acyl-CoA dehydratase activase codes for MYYLGVDVGSVSTDIVILDKNYNVVEALYLKTKGRPIETIQEGFKVLKSKYDNKQILAAGTTGSGRNIASFLIGADAVKNEITAHATAALSIDKEVSTIIEIGGQDSKIIILRNGIVLDFAMNTVCAAGTGSFLDRQAERLEISIEEFGDYALKSTSPVRIAGRCAVFAESDMIHKQQLGYKQEDIIRGLCEALVRNYLNNVAKGKEIMQKVFFQGGVAANKGMKAAFEDALGFEVYVPPYYNMMGAIGAAIIASESVKKAEKSKFKGFEISDSKITSSSFECNGCPNRCEVVNLKENGIVIGCFGDRCGKHSNKIAV; via the coding sequence GTGTATTATCTTGGAGTTGATGTGGGCTCTGTAAGTACTGATATTGTAATTTTAGATAAAAATTATAATGTAGTGGAAGCTCTTTATTTAAAAACAAAGGGACGTCCAATCGAAACTATACAGGAAGGTTTTAAAGTGTTAAAATCAAAGTATGATAATAAGCAAATATTAGCAGCGGGAACTACAGGAAGTGGAAGAAATATCGCATCTTTTTTAATTGGTGCAGATGCTGTTAAAAATGAAATAACTGCCCATGCAACAGCAGCATTAAGTATAGATAAGGAAGTTAGTACTATAATAGAAATTGGCGGACAGGATTCAAAAATAATAATATTAAGAAATGGTATAGTTTTAGATTTTGCCATGAATACTGTATGTGCAGCAGGTACAGGATCTTTTCTTGATCGTCAGGCAGAAAGGCTTGAAATATCAATCGAAGAATTTGGCGATTATGCTTTAAAATCAACCTCTCCAGTAAGAATTGCAGGAAGATGTGCAGTGTTTGCAGAATCAGATATGATTCATAAACAACAGCTTGGATATAAACAGGAAGACATAATAAGGGGGCTTTGTGAAGCACTGGTGAGGAATTACCTTAATAATGTTGCAAAGGGAAAGGAAATAATGCAAAAGGTATTTTTTCAAGGAGGAGTTGCAGCAAACAAGGGAATGAAAGCTGCTTTTGAAGATGCACTTGGATTTGAGGTTTATGTACCTCCTTACTACAATATGATGGGAGCAATTGGAGCAGCAATAATTGCTTCTGAATCTGTTAAAAAGGCAGAAAAAAGCAAATTTAAAGGGTTTGAGATTTCCGATAGTAAAATAACTTCTTCAAGTTTTGAATGTAATGGATGCCCAAATAGATGTGAAGTTGTAAATCTTAAGGAAAATGGTATTGTAATAGGATGTTTTGGAGATAGGTGTGGTAAACATAGTAATAAAATTGCAGTATAG
- a CDS encoding aminotransferase class IV, protein MSEATFNFFIHNSKIYNVSEFDKIYIEINPSIYEVIRIINKIPIFLEDHYERLKNSAQIIGFNLDEKNISLEHIKENITKMIKLNDIEEYNIKIVLNNLKSSLNEYYFFIKSSYPDEQTYKKGVKTCLFKAVRENPNAKVINAYLRNKINNILSTKNYYEAILVNEDNEITEGSRSNIFFIKNNSLYTAHISKVLPGITRQKILYICNQNNISVYETSIYTDDINSFDAAFISGTSPKVLPIAKIDNFDFNIQNPLLLRIMKLYDDEIKNYILKQKQVQ, encoded by the coding sequence ATGTCAGAGGCAACTTTTAATTTTTTTATACATAATAGCAAAATATACAATGTTTCAGAATTTGATAAAATTTACATTGAAATTAATCCTTCAATATATGAAGTAATAAGAATTATAAATAAAATCCCCATATTTTTAGAAGATCATTATGAAAGGCTTAAAAACTCAGCACAGATTATAGGGTTTAATCTTGATGAAAAAAACATTTCTCTTGAGCATATTAAAGAAAACATTACAAAGATGATTAAATTAAATGATATAGAGGAATATAACATAAAGATAGTTTTAAACAACCTCAAAAGCAGTTTAAATGAGTATTATTTCTTTATCAAAAGTTCTTATCCTGATGAGCAAACATATAAAAAAGGGGTTAAAACTTGCCTTTTTAAAGCAGTAAGAGAAAATCCAAATGCAAAAGTTATTAACGCATATCTTAGGAATAAAATAAATAACATTTTAAGTACAAAAAATTACTATGAAGCTATATTAGTCAACGAAGATAATGAAATAACAGAAGGAAGCCGTTCAAATATATTTTTTATAAAAAATAATTCTCTTTATACTGCCCATATTTCGAAGGTACTTCCAGGTATAACAAGACAGAAGATTTTATATATTTGCAATCAAAACAACATCTCTGTATATGAAACTTCTATTTATACTGATGATATAAACAGTTTTGATGCTGCATTTATAAGTGGTACCTCCCCAAAGGTACTTCCTATAGCCAAAATAGATAATTTTGATTTTAACATTCAAAATCCTTTACTATTAAGAATTATGAAATTATATGATGATGAAATTAAAAATTATATTTTAAAGCAAAAACAGGTGCAGTAA
- a CDS encoding aconitate hydratase, which translates to MGYSIAQKIIKEHLVCGDMTPKSEIAIKIDQTLTQDSTGTMAYLQFEAIGIDKVKTKRSVAYIDHNTLQTGPENADDHAYIRTIAKKHGIYYSKPGNGICHQVHLERFAVPGQTLLGSDSHTPTCGGMGMLAIGAGGLDVAVAMGGGAYYISMPKIVNIKLIGRLQPFVSAKDIVLELLRRLSVKGGVGKILEYTGEGVESLSVPERATIANMGAELGATTSIFPSDSQTYKFLKAQGREQDFIELKPDEDAVYDEEIVIDLSSLEPMIACPHSPDNVVNVSSLKNVKVDQVAIGSCTNSSYTDIMKAVEILKGKTVAENVSLVISPGSRQVLNMIAQNGGLSVLISAGARILECACGPCIGMGQSPSTDGISLRTFNRNFEGRSGTPSAKVYITSPEVAAASAITGYITDPRELDLEKQIIIEMPESFIINDNMIIPPSDEPDKVEILRGPNIKPFPKAKPLSDNLFGKVLIKLGNNITTDHIMPSNAKLLPYRSNIPYLSDYCLTPCDSSFPRKAKENNGGFIVAGENYGQGSSREHAALVPLYLGIKGVLAKSFARIHMANLINNGILPLVFDNPSDYDDIDEFDELIIEGALSQVKDKVVFIKNVSKNRVYKMQLNITQRQVDILLSGGLLNYTKQNNNN; encoded by the coding sequence ATGGGATACTCAATAGCTCAAAAGATAATCAAAGAACATTTAGTTTGTGGTGATATGACACCTAAAAGTGAAATAGCAATAAAAATTGATCAAACTCTAACACAAGATTCAACAGGTACAATGGCTTACCTTCAATTTGAAGCAATAGGAATAGATAAAGTTAAAACTAAAAGATCTGTAGCCTATATTGATCATAACACTCTTCAAACTGGTCCTGAAAATGCTGATGACCATGCTTATATTAGAACTATAGCTAAAAAACATGGTATATATTATTCAAAACCAGGTAATGGAATATGCCATCAAGTACATCTTGAAAGGTTTGCAGTTCCAGGGCAAACACTTTTAGGTTCTGATAGCCATACTCCAACCTGTGGCGGAATGGGAATGCTTGCTATTGGTGCAGGAGGCCTTGATGTTGCTGTTGCAATGGGAGGCGGAGCTTATTATATTTCAATGCCTAAAATTGTAAATATTAAGCTTATAGGAAGACTCCAGCCCTTTGTTTCTGCTAAGGATATAGTACTTGAGCTTTTAAGAAGACTGTCTGTTAAAGGTGGCGTCGGAAAAATATTAGAATATACTGGTGAAGGAGTTGAATCATTATCTGTGCCTGAAAGAGCAACTATTGCTAACATGGGTGCAGAGCTTGGTGCAACAACATCTATATTCCCTTCTGATAGCCAAACATATAAATTTTTAAAAGCACAAGGTAGAGAGCAGGATTTTATAGAGCTAAAACCAGATGAAGATGCAGTATATGATGAAGAAATAGTAATTGATTTATCCTCTCTTGAACCTATGATTGCTTGCCCTCACAGTCCTGATAACGTAGTAAATGTATCATCATTAAAAAATGTAAAGGTTGATCAGGTTGCAATAGGAAGTTGTACAAACTCTTCCTATACAGATATAATGAAGGCAGTAGAAATTCTTAAGGGAAAAACTGTTGCTGAAAATGTATCTTTAGTAATTTCCCCAGGTTCACGACAAGTACTTAATATGATAGCACAAAACGGAGGATTATCTGTTTTAATTTCTGCTGGTGCAAGAATACTTGAATGTGCATGTGGTCCATGTATAGGTATGGGACAATCACCTTCTACAGACGGGATATCCCTAAGAACATTTAACAGAAATTTTGAAGGTAGATCTGGTACACCATCAGCAAAGGTATACATTACAAGCCCAGAAGTTGCAGCTGCATCTGCAATTACAGGGTATATTACTGATCCAAGAGAATTAGATTTAGAAAAACAAATTATTATAGAAATGCCTGAAAGCTTTATAATAAACGATAATATGATAATTCCACCCTCTGATGAACCTGATAAAGTTGAAATACTAAGAGGTCCAAATATAAAGCCTTTTCCAAAAGCCAAGCCATTGTCAGATAATTTATTCGGGAAAGTGCTTATAAAGCTTGGTAATAACATAACAACTGACCATATAATGCCTTCAAATGCTAAGCTTTTACCATATAGATCTAACATACCATATCTTTCTGATTATTGTTTAACTCCTTGTGATAGCTCTTTCCCTAGGAAGGCAAAGGAAAATAATGGTGGGTTTATTGTAGCAGGTGAAAACTATGGTCAAGGCTCAAGCAGAGAACATGCAGCTTTAGTTCCTCTTTATCTTGGAATTAAAGGAGTACTTGCAAAATCTTTTGCAAGAATTCATATGGCAAACTTGATTAATAATGGAATATTGCCTTTAGTATTTGACAATCCTTCTGATTATGATGACATCGATGAATTTGACGAATTAATAATAGAGGGTGCTCTATCCCAGGTTAAAGATAAAGTAGTTTTCATAAAAAATGTTTCAAAAAATAGAGTATATAAAATGCAACTAAATATTACACAAAGGCAAGTTGATATATTGTTATCCGGAGGACTACTAAATTATACAAAGCAAAATAATAACAATTAG
- the hisZ gene encoding ATP phosphoribosyltransferase regulatory subunit yields the protein MENLFGIIPEGVEDIFYHEYEVKENAILKVKDIFKSYGYRPISTPSFEYYDLFYEMDSITDRDEMFKLIDENGKILVLRPDMTIPIARIAALNFNNIHGSLKLSYVENVYRRSNNGAGYGKKEFVQAGIEYFGKSEADSDAEVIAVGIKSLIDCSLTDITIEIGHVGFVKGILESCDISKKHYEDIRKYIESKNYDELERVLNEAKLPKKYKDTLLNVIYLYGDPNEVLLKAEKMILNRGMEQSLYNMKDIYEILKLYGYKKYITFDLGLINHINYYTGAIFKGYVNSYGREVMSGGRYDTLTQRFGKFIPATGLGLNIDEIMEVIGMGEIGDMFKTDYILIYSNETRDKALSIASKLRENNFIVETELLNEISLNNSKQAREVVYISKDGLKVKNMENGAVYVCKEDRFLKHVLFNNIITPIH from the coding sequence TTGGAAAATTTATTTGGAATAATACCAGAAGGTGTTGAGGATATATTTTACCACGAATATGAAGTAAAGGAGAATGCTATATTAAAGGTAAAAGACATATTTAAAAGTTATGGTTACAGACCTATATCTACTCCGAGTTTTGAGTATTATGATTTGTTTTATGAAATGGACTCAATTACAGATAGGGATGAAATGTTTAAGCTCATAGATGAAAATGGGAAAATACTGGTTCTAAGGCCGGATATGACAATACCTATTGCAAGGATTGCAGCTTTAAATTTTAATAATATTCATGGAAGTTTAAAGCTGTCTTATGTAGAGAATGTATATAGAAGAAGTAATAATGGAGCAGGTTACGGAAAAAAAGAATTTGTTCAAGCAGGAATAGAATATTTTGGGAAAAGTGAAGCAGATTCAGATGCAGAAGTTATTGCAGTTGGAATAAAAAGCCTTATTGACTGCTCATTAACAGATATAACTATTGAAATAGGGCATGTAGGCTTTGTTAAAGGGATACTTGAAAGCTGTGATATATCAAAAAAACATTATGAAGATATAAGAAAATATATTGAGAGTAAAAATTATGATGAACTTGAAAGAGTACTAAATGAGGCAAAACTACCAAAAAAATATAAGGATACTTTACTTAACGTTATTTATCTCTATGGCGATCCTAATGAAGTGCTCTTAAAGGCTGAAAAAATGATATTAAATAGAGGAATGGAACAATCGCTTTATAATATGAAAGATATATATGAAATTTTAAAGCTATACGGTTATAAAAAATATATAACTTTTGATTTAGGGCTTATTAATCATATTAATTATTATACCGGTGCTATATTTAAGGGGTATGTAAACAGCTATGGAAGAGAAGTTATGAGTGGAGGAAGGTATGATACCCTTACACAAAGGTTTGGAAAATTTATTCCTGCAACTGGTTTAGGTTTGAATATAGATGAGATTATGGAGGTGATAGGTATGGGGGAAATTGGAGATATGTTTAAAACAGACTACATTTTAATCTATAGCAACGAAACGAGGGATAAAGCTCTATCAATTGCATCAAAACTTAGAGAAAACAATTTCATTGTTGAAACAGAACTATTGAATGAAATAAGTTTAAATAATAGCAAACAGGCAAGGGAAGTGGTTTATATTTCTAAAGATGGTTTAAAAGTTAAGAATATGGAAAATGGAGCAGTTTACGTATGTAAAGAAGATAGATTTTTAAAGCATGTTCTTTTTAATAATATTATAACACCAATTCATTAG
- a CDS encoding isocitrate/isopropylmalate dehydrogenase family protein translates to MSYDVTLILGDGIGPEVINATKLILDSCPIKFNWDIVEAGESSIKKYGTPLPQNVIDSINRNKIALKGPVTTPIGTGFKSVNVTLRQTFDLYANIRPVKTIAGVPSKYDNVNLIIVRENSEDLYKGIEHMVGDDAAESIKIITRKASERIVDFAFNLAVKEKRKKVTSVHKANIMKCTDGLFLNCSRKVAQNYPEIVYEEMIVDAMSMKLVMSPEKYDVLVMPNLYGDILSDLAAGLVGGLGMVPGANIGNDIAIFEPVHGSAPDIAGQNKANPTAAILSSVMMLRYLGELDIADSIENALNLVLKQEEYKTFDMGGNTGTIEFAKAVIKELK, encoded by the coding sequence ATGAGTTACGATGTTACGTTGATTTTAGGTGATGGCATTGGCCCTGAAGTTATAAACGCCACCAAACTAATACTTGATTCTTGCCCAATTAAATTTAACTGGGATATTGTAGAAGCTGGTGAAAGTTCTATAAAAAAATATGGCACTCCACTACCCCAAAATGTTATAGACTCTATAAATAGAAACAAAATTGCTCTAAAAGGTCCTGTTACAACTCCAATAGGAACGGGATTTAAAAGTGTTAATGTAACTTTAAGGCAAACCTTTGATTTATATGCTAATATAAGACCTGTAAAAACTATTGCTGGAGTTCCTTCAAAATACGATAACGTTAATCTTATAATAGTAAGAGAAAATTCTGAAGATCTCTATAAAGGCATTGAACACATGGTTGGCGATGATGCTGCCGAAAGTATAAAAATAATTACAAGAAAAGCAAGTGAAAGGATAGTTGATTTTGCTTTTAACCTTGCAGTTAAAGAAAAAAGAAAAAAAGTTACTTCTGTTCATAAAGCAAATATAATGAAATGCACTGATGGGTTGTTTTTAAATTGTTCAAGAAAAGTAGCCCAAAACTATCCTGAAATAGTATATGAAGAAATGATTGTAGATGCTATGAGTATGAAACTTGTAATGTCACCAGAAAAATACGATGTACTTGTAATGCCAAATTTATATGGAGATATATTGTCAGATCTTGCAGCAGGACTTGTTGGCGGACTTGGAATGGTTCCAGGTGCAAACATTGGAAATGACATAGCAATATTTGAACCAGTTCATGGTTCTGCACCAGACATAGCTGGGCAAAATAAAGCCAACCCAACAGCTGCTATATTGTCTTCTGTTATGATGCTAAGATACCTTGGTGAATTAGATATAGCTGATTCTATAGAAAATGCTCTTAATTTAGTTTTAAAGCAGGAAGAATATAAAACATTTGATATGGGTGGAAATACTGGAACTATTGAATTTGCAAAGGCCGTTATTAAAGAATTAAAATAA
- a CDS encoding acyl-CoA dehydratase activase-related protein: MRIGIPKGLLYYRYYPFIESFFYELGCEIVTSGDTNKEILDGGVKYCVDEACLPIKVFHGHVLSIKDKCDMLFIPRIMRLYKNEFICPKFCGLPEMIKHSIPNLPLIIGDTLYADSKYKLKSWAFNVGKNITNNRKRIDNALKVALESQKQNKKGIMDKDYELKVALVGHPYNIYDSFINMNVIKKLNNLKVGVTTEERLNEEYINSQISILYKKPFWTFARNSYGFSTYMAENMLIDGIIYVSSFACGIDSVVVELIKNRIRDFPMLVLKIDEHTGEAGFDTRIEAFVDMLERRSNIENNFSASW; this comes from the coding sequence ATGAGGATTGGAATTCCAAAGGGGCTTTTATATTATAGATATTATCCTTTTATTGAAAGTTTTTTCTATGAATTAGGCTGTGAAATAGTAACTTCTGGTGATACAAATAAGGAAATATTAGATGGCGGTGTTAAATATTGTGTTGATGAAGCATGCCTTCCTATAAAAGTTTTTCATGGGCATGTGTTATCAATAAAAGATAAATGTGATATGCTTTTTATTCCAAGAATAATGAGGCTTTATAAAAATGAATTTATATGCCCTAAATTTTGTGGCTTGCCAGAAATGATAAAACATAGCATACCCAATTTACCACTTATAATCGGTGATACATTGTATGCAGATTCAAAGTATAAGCTAAAAAGTTGGGCTTTTAATGTTGGTAAAAATATAACTAATAATAGAAAAAGAATTGATAATGCATTAAAAGTTGCATTAGAAAGTCAAAAACAAAATAAAAAAGGCATTATGGATAAAGATTATGAACTTAAAGTAGCTTTAGTCGGGCATCCATATAATATCTATGATAGTTTTATAAATATGAACGTTATAAAAAAATTAAATAATTTAAAAGTTGGAGTTACAACCGAAGAAAGACTAAATGAAGAGTATATAAATAGCCAAATATCAATACTATATAAAAAACCTTTTTGGACTTTTGCAAGGAATTCTTATGGCTTTTCAACCTATATGGCAGAAAATATGTTAATAGATGGAATAATATATGTATCCTCATTTGCTTGTGGTATTGATTCTGTAGTTGTTGAACTTATAAAAAATAGAATAAGAGATTTTCCTATGCTTGTATTAAAAATAGATGAACATACTGGAGAGGCAGGTTTTGACACAAGAATTGAAGCATTTGTAGATATGCTTGAAAGGAGGAGCAATATTGAAAATAACTTTTCCGCATCTTGGTAA
- a CDS encoding cell wall hydrolase, translating to MPLSARELFARLIKCEAEGEGEMGMKAVATVVMNRVHVSGGEYLRTGQGDLRRVILQPYQFTCALTEVYGQPNAQNIYNMNPDQIHYDIADWALSGNKLTGTELALWYYNPYSPICATYFPKNRSGVYNTRVAQHCFYNPTALYWKT from the coding sequence ATGCCCTTATCTGCAAGAGAGCTATTTGCAAGGCTAATAAAATGCGAAGCTGAAGGAGAAGGAGAAATGGGCATGAAGGCTGTTGCTACAGTTGTAATGAATAGGGTGCATGTATCTGGTGGAGAATATCTAAGAACAGGTCAAGGTGATTTAAGAAGAGTTATACTTCAGCCTTATCAATTTACTTGCGCTCTTACTGAAGTTTATGGGCAGCCAAATGCTCAAAATATCTACAACATGAATCCAGACCAGATTCACTATGACATTGCTGACTGGGCTTTATCAGGAAATAAACTAACAGGCACTGAGCTGGCTCTCTGGTATTATAATCCTTATAGTCCAATATGCGCCACATACTTTCCAAAAAACAGATCTGGTGTCTATAATACAAGGGTTGCTCAGCATTGTTTTTATAATCCAACTGCATTATATTGGAAAACATGA
- a CDS encoding heparan-alpha-glucosaminide N-acetyltransferase, which yields MKNKRIFEIDLLRTIAISLMVSFHVVYDLNTFAGFNISYTSKTWYWIGKTSLLLFIFLSGISSTLSKNVIKNGVKVFCFGLMISVITYILFPKEYIRFGVLHFLGICMIIYPLLKKIQKKILFIMAILSLMLGFYFESITLNTWVFVPVGILYNGFSTLDYVPLFPYLSLYIIGILAGKSFYNEKKSLFKLEYDFGFIRSISKNSLLIYIVHQPIIYFIILILNKFIK from the coding sequence GTGAAAAACAAAAGGATTTTTGAAATAGATTTATTGAGAACCATAGCAATATCATTAATGGTTTCTTTTCATGTTGTTTATGATTTAAATACCTTTGCTGGGTTTAATATATCATATACCAGTAAAACATGGTATTGGATTGGAAAAACTTCATTACTGCTTTTTATTTTTTTATCAGGTATTAGCAGTACTTTAAGTAAAAATGTTATAAAAAATGGAGTAAAAGTATTTTGTTTTGGATTGATGATATCAGTTATAACTTATATACTTTTTCCTAAGGAATATATAAGGTTTGGAGTACTACATTTTTTAGGGATCTGTATGATTATATATCCGTTGCTTAAAAAAATACAAAAAAAAATACTCTTTATTATGGCTATATTATCATTAATGCTTGGCTTTTATTTTGAAAGCATTACTTTAAATACTTGGGTATTTGTTCCTGTTGGAATACTATATAATGGCTTTAGTACTCTTGATTATGTTCCGTTGTTTCCCTATTTATCTTTATACATAATTGGAATTTTGGCCGGAAAGTCATTTTACAATGAAAAAAAGAGTCTTTTTAAATTGGAATATGATTTTGGCTTTATAAGAAGCATAAGTAAAAATTCTCTTTTGATATATATTGTTCATCAGCCAATTATATATTTTATAATATTAATTCTAAATAAGTTCATTAAATAA